TTAAATTTTTTATCAGCATTTGAAATCACTTTACCATCTTTTAATATCTGACAAAGATTTTCTACAGAGGTAACATGGAAAACCTCATTTTTAAGTAACGGTAAAATGTCAGATTCAAGGCGTGAACTATGAATATCGATATATGTAATCTTTTTTGATATTTTACATCTTTCCATAGCCACGCCCCTATCTATTAAAGTAATTTTGTACGGTTTTTCCTCAATATAATTAACTACGCCCTGCTGTTTAACTTCTCATAAGTTTCAACCAGCATATATTCCATAAGAGCATTTTTGAACTGCTCATCATCCAAAACACGGGTAAAGAAGGATTGGTTCTGGTCCATCCTATCAATAACTTTATTGATAAAAACTTTCTCAAAAGCAAACCTAAAATCATCAATAGTATTTGTTTTAGCCTTTTGAACCAAATCCTCATCAGCGGCAAAATCCTCTTTAATCTGCTCCACAGATAACTGGTCGGCTTTTGTAAAATCCGTTCCAAACCGATTATTAAGTCGCTGAATAATACTTGAAAGATAATCTTCCTGTTCTTCTTTTACTCCTGTTCCTGCAAATTTTACAGGTGTAACTGGTACATTTTCATCATCAGAAGTTAGAGAAATACTCCCTTCAAATGTCTTTTTTGCAGCATAATACTCCAAAGCAATTTCATCTGCTAGGTGAATAGTAGAACCTTTTTCCTTTGGCAGTTTTTTAAGTAGATATGTTAAGTATACATATAACTTATGGAGTTCCACATCTTCAAAAGGCGTGATTTGAAGGATGAAGGAATAAAGTCTTATGAATTTCGTTGCTTGACTACTAAAATCCTCTTTATGCTGTTCATCCAACTTTTTAAACCTTTCTACGGCTATATCTATCAAATGGTTTAATATTACCCTGTCTTTAGAAGTCTTTTTGTCCTTTGGCTTAAAGTATATATGAATAAACCTATCCAGTTCTTCTTTTAAATACACGCCAGAGGGATTTAGCATAGTTTCAATATCATAAAGAAGATTGGGCTCTGTCACTTCTTCTACGATAGTTGCCTGATAGTAGGGTTTGAAGGCTTCCTGAATATCCTCTGCCTTATTTACAAAGTCGAGGATAAAGGTATCCTCTTTTCCCCCGCAGGTTCTGTTAAGCCTTGATAAAGTCTGTACTGCTTTAACTCCCGACAACTTTTTGTCTACATACATGGTATGTAAAAGGGGCTGGTCAAAGCCTGTCTGATACTTTTCCGCAACTAACAGCACTTGATATTCATCAGTGGCAAAGCGGTCTGGAAGTTCAGACTCCTTAAATTTGTTCATACCACTTTCAGTATAATCTACTTCATCATCCTTTACGGTTCCTGAAAAGGCTACTAAGGTTTTCATATCTCTGTAGCCTTTCTTTTTGATATATTCATCAAAAGCATGCTTATAGCGTACAGCATGAAGCCTAGAACTGGTCACAACCATTGCCTTGGCTCTTCCCCCTATTTTATTTCTGGTTACATTCTTAAAGTGTTCTACCATGATTTCAGTCTTTTGAGCAATGTTATGGGGATGAAGGCTTACATATCTTGTAAGTGCTTTTGTGGCCTTAGCCTTATCAAAAGCAGGGTCATCTTCTATTTTCTTTGCCAGTTTAAAGTAGGTTTCATATGTAACATAGTTTTGAAGTACATCTAGTATGAATCCTTCTTCAATTGCCTGTCTCATAGAATATAAATGGAAGGGATGGGGTAGTCCATCTTCACCTATGGTTCCAAACATCTCAAGGGTCTTTGCTTTAGGTGTTGCCGTAAAGGCAAAGAAACTGATATTAGGCTGTTTTCCCCTTTTCTTTATGACCTTTAATATCTCTTCATCTGGGTCGTACTCTTTGCCTTCTAAATCTTCATCTAGTTTTGCTGCTTCTTCAAGACTACTTACTGATAGCACTTCCCTTAAAGAAGCCATATTCTCTCCTGCACTGCTAGAATGGGCTTCATCGATAATTACTGCATAGTTATGATTTTCTAATTCCCCAACCTTTTCAATAATAAATGGGAATTTTTGCAGGGTAGAAATAATAATTCTTGTCCCACCCTTAATGGCATCGGCCAATTGATTGGAGTCTTTATCTATTTTTTCAACAACCCCATGTTTATGCTCTAATTGATAAATGCTGTCCTGCAACTGCCTGTCCAAAACCCTTCTGTCGGTAATAACAATCACAGAATCAAATACAGGATTATCCTCATCATCATGAAGGTTCGCAAGTCTATGGGCAAGCCAAGAAATAGAGTAGGTTTTTCCGGACCCTGCACTGTGCTGTACAAGATAATTTATTCCTACTCCCTTCTCCTTTGCATCGGCTTCCATTTTTCTTACTGCATCCAATTGGTGATATCTTGGAAATATGATGGTTTCTGAGGTTACGATATTACCATCTATATCTTTCTTTTCCCCAATCTCTATAAATACAAACTTCTTTAATATATCCATCAGGCTATCCTTTTGGAGTATCTCTTCCCAAAGGTAAGCAGTTTTAAGGCCATCAGGATTATCAGGATTTCCCTTTCCTCCATCACACCCTTTATTAAAGGGTAAGAAGAAAGTCTTATCCCCAGAAAGCCTCGTAGCCATATAGACTTCCCCGGTATCTACTGCAAAGAATACAATGGCTCTTTTCTTAAACTGGAATAATAGTTCATTGGGGCTTCTATCTTTCTTGAATTGAATTATTGCATCTTCATAAGTTTGACCAGTGAAAGGATTTTTAAGTTCAAGTACAACAACTGGAAGTCCATTGATACAGATAAGCATATCTATACTGTTTTCGTTTTTAGTGCTGTATCGCACTTGTCTAGTAACAGATATGCAATTCTTTTCATAAAGTTTAACTGTTTTCTCATTTAATTTGCTCGCAGGCTTAAAGTAGGCAAGGTCTAAGTATACACCATAATCTTTAATCCCATGCCTTAATACATCAATCATGCCACGATTATTAAGTTCCCGATTTAATCGGCTTAACACCTTAAATTGATACTGGTCCTTATAGATTTCTTTTAATCGCTCCATTTTCTTGGGCTGAGTATCCTCTAAGAAGTCAAATAGGATTTTTGTGTCAAGGGCAAACTCTTTATTATAGTCGTTAGGATTACCCTTCACATATCCAGATTTTAAAAGATGTTCTTCAACATATTCTTCAAAGCCCTTTTCTGTAAGTTCCACTGGAGTTTTAGCCATTTTCCTCACTCCTTACTAACTATTTGCTAATACATCAATTTTATTTACATCCCATATCTTCTTACATATCTCTTTATAAAGAGATTGCCTCTCAATAAATTCTACCTTATTAAATAGAACATATGGCTTAAAAGGTAACTGTGTATTATTCATAAACCGCAAAAATAACGGATTATTTTGATAACAGTTCTGATTTAAAGTTCGAGCCAATAGGTTTTCACTATCATACTTAATTACCTTCTTACTGTATTCCATGTCCTGCAAACTTCTGTTTTTATCTTTAGGAAGTATTAATAGTCCCCCGAATCTATTTCTAAAGTCCTTAAACTCTTCTTCTGTTGAAAAATCAACTTGATGATTTCCTTGGGTGTAATCATCAGCCCAAATATGCTCTATATCGTAGGGGTTTTTTTGTTCTCTATTTACATAGTCGGCAAAATTGCTATTGATACCGCTTTGCTCCTCTAAATAATAGGTCATTCTCGAGAGAATATGGAGCATATACCTTCTTGTAAACTGATTTAAATATAAACCATCAATTCCATCAAGAGTATATCCCATATCACTTATGTAATCTTTTAATAATGCTACCAACTCCTGTATATCCTTATTACGTATCATTTTTGTAATATTGAATACTGTATATTTAATAGAAGAATAATCTACCGTCTTAAAATTAAAAATCCTGATAGAGATAAACTGGTCAATAAAACAGGAAACCATTTTAATTTTTTTATTAATAACATCCTGTGTATCGTCACTTTTTATAGCAGATAATATAATTTGGTACTGCAGCGTAAACCCTCTATCTGCATTATAAAATACATGCTCATAATCCTTATGAAACTTACGGGAGTATTCCTTTAAGCGAACGTAAATATCAGCATACATGTTGAAGTTTTTAAGGACAAAATTTTCAAAATCTGCACTGCTGTTTAAGCCCACAATAGATTTATTTTCTCGAACCCATTTGTGAAATGTTGTTCCGATAATATCAAAGTCTTTATTTTCTGCCTCTTTCTTACCTTCTCTGATAGTTTCTGCATATTGAGCCCTTAACCAGTTCTTTATGAAGTCTGCGTCTCCATCCTTTTCAATTTCTTTTAACTGTATGACTTTATTTTTCCATAAGTCATTTGCCTTATTTCTGATAGTATTATCATCCATCTCCGAAAGAAGGTATCCCTTTAACATTTCCGTAGGAGTAAGCCTTAGTCCCCTATCATTCATGGTTACAAAAACCTTATGGGCATCCTGCTCCGAATCAGTCCTTATCTGCACTAAAGATACATTATCGATTAGCCATTCGATAAATACTGGAAGAGGACTTTCTTTTAATTCATCAGGAAAAATCCGTTCAATATCTTTATACCTATTGTAAAGGTTAAGGACACTTTCTGATTGTTCATTGGTAGTATCATAATCCCCTGTCTCAAACAGAGATGCTAAGCATCCTTCCCTTTCAGGTACATTGATACAAAAGGTCTTTTGGCCATACATTTCAGAGTAAATCAGATTATCAATGTTTACTTTAGGCGAAGAATTCTGCTGTTTTTGAAGATTGTTTAGGTAAATGAGAAGCAGCGTTAATGACGATAACCTCTGCTGTCCATCTATAATTGCATTATCATTTGTAAGGATAATGGGGCCTAAAAAGTAGTCCCCATAATTCCTTACATCCATCTGCCTATCCCCGTCTTTATAGAACTCATTAAACTCGTTGGTTAAGTCCTCTATCAATTCTTCAATCTGCTTAGTTTCCCAATTATATTCTCTTTGGTAATACTGAACCGTATATTTATTATTTAACAGGTTGCGAATATTCCCCGCATGGGCTGTTATCTTATTCATTCATAAATCACCTCGCTCACATTCTCAAGTTCCCTCACATCAACTTTACCTGTTACTGCTTCAGAAATGAGGGATTGACGGTATTCTTTGAGTTTTTGGATTTGCGTACTTATATCAGATATTAAATCATCCATATTATTTGTCAGTTTAATCAAATATTCAACAATCTCTTCTTGCTCCTTAATATTAGGCAAAGGAACTTTTAAATTGCCAATAAAATCCCAACTTGCACGTGGCATTTTTGCTCCATATGTTGATGAATTAACTACATCAATAAATATCGGCGACAGCATAAATAAGTATAAGTACTCTGGCAACATATTAGAAGCAGTTCTTAACACAAGAAGTTCCGATGTGCATCTCCCATTAAAATCTGCAACAATACATTTGGCCAGATAAGGTCTTAATTTCCCAAATAATACATCGCCCTTTCTAAAAATATTCGCTGTCTCTCCAACTGCTTGTTGTTCATCGTTGTTATTCGTTAATAACTTTCCGGTTTTCGACTCAATACTTTCCAGCCCCACATAAGTTTTATCATTGTCACCATCACTTGCTTTTACATTTCTTATATTTGATAAATATTTTATTCTTCGTATATCCCAATGCTCTGGTATATCACCTATCCAATCTACTCCAGAATCTTTCATCCTAACATTTGGATTAAGTCCTTTAGTAACGGCTTCACTTATAATCGCCTGCCGCTTTTCCTGTAATAGTTCAATTAATTTTTCTTTTTCAGCAATTAAATCATCTATTTCAGTGGTTTTCTGGTCAAGAAAATCTACAATAGTTACTTGGCTTTGCATATCAGGCAATAAACATTCTAAATTACCAACATCTGAGGCGTTAACTGCTGGATAACTTACCCCTGTAGACCGTTTAACAATTTCATTAACAAACCTATCAGACCTCATTAAGTAGAATAAATATTTACGATGCAACCTTTTCCCTGGAGTTAGCACAGCAAACCCTGTGGAACATATCAAATTTGAATTGACTTCCTCAATAAATGCTATTGCATTTAGGTATGTCCTTACAGTGGAAACAATTGTATCCCCAATACTAACAGCCCTTCTCGCCCTGCTCGGAGCATTTTCAAACTGATAATTCTGCAAATCCGTTATCTCACCAGTTGAATTAACACTTCCTATATCAACATAATTAATCTCATAATCACTCTCAGTCTTTTCACTTAATACATTTTTATTAATTAATGCTTCATATTTAATTTTTGATAAATTCCACTCCTCAGGTATCTCTCCTATCCACTCAACACCAGAATCCTTATACCTCTCATATCTCCTATACTTACTCATTCCCCCATCACCTTCTTCAACCTTGTCTGAATACTCTCCTCAAGTTCCTTAATCTCCTTTGCTATCTCTTCGGAAGGTCTTAGAGGCTCATATTTATAAAAATGTCTTGTAAACGGTATTTCATATCCAACTTTAGTCTTACTTTCGTCTATCCAGGCATCAGGAACATGAGGTTTTACTTCCCGTTCAAAGTATTCATGAATATCCTCTTTCAACGGTACATTCTCAGTATCTCTTAAGTCTGAATCTGGTTCTGGATTACCCTTATTGTCTACACAAATGTCTGCTGTTTCATCCTTTTCAGATAAGGCAGATAATATAGCCTTTAATAGAGGGCTGTTCAAATTAATATCTGCTACTTTAAAAGTCTTTTTAAGTACCTTGGTAAAGGTATCCCTATTTTTATAAAGAACATTAGCATCCATTGTTTGTAAGGTATCTATTATTTGTCTTTGAGTTTTCTTGCCTTCCTCTATTTCTTGAAGCCCTGCTTGACCTTTCTTCCTGGATTCAGCAAGTTTCTTAAAAGCCGTTTCATTGTATAAATTATTAATCCTCTCTTCAGTTACTTGGAAGTTAAGCCTTAAGGGTCTCTCCACTACTATTTTTTGATAACCAAAATCTTCATTATCAAAAATCTTGCAGTATTCGTTTTCTTTAAAATCCCCATATATCCTCGTAATTTCTTTTATCTGTTCCTCATTGATTTCATTTCTCTTGTTTCCAAGGCTCTTTCTCATTTTCTGATAGAAATCTACTGCATTGACCAATTGTATTTTCCCTGTCCTTACAGGACCTTTCATTAGGTCATTGTTCTTACGGTTGGTTACTATCCAAATATAAGTAGAAATGCCCGTGTTATAAAATAACTGGTCGGGCAGTGCAATAATCCCTTCCAGCATATCATTTTCAATTATCCAGCGTCTGATTTCCGATTCTCCTGAACCTGCATCTCCAGTAAATAATGGTGAACCATTAAAGATAATAGCAATACGACTGCCTTTTTCATCTTGCCTCATTTTAGATATTAAGTGCTGTAAAAACAAAAGAGAACCATCAGATATTCTGGGAAGACCCGCACCAAATCTGCCATCAAACCCATCTTTCTCATATTCTTCACGAATAAATTTCTCTGCTTTTTTCCATTCCACGCCAAAGGGGGGATTAGTAAGCATATACCTAAAGGTTGTGCCCCTGTGGCCATCTTCTGTAAAACTATCTCCTAAGATGATGTTATCTGCATTTTGCCCTTTTATAAGCATGTCGGATTTGCAGATACTAAAGGATTGGGGATTGATCTCCTGTCCAAATAATTCTACTTGTATTCCAGGGTTTAATTCTTTCAAGTGCTGCTCTGTAACCGAAAGCATGCCTCCAGTCCCTGCACAGCAGTCGTAAACAGTTGTAACAAGCCCTGGTTGAGTCAGTTCCTCATTATCTTCGTTTAGGAGAATATTTACCATAAGCCTTATAACCTCACGAGGGGTGTAGTGGTCTCCTGCCTCTCCATGTTCAGAAAATCTTCTTATCAGTTCTTCAAATATGTATCCCATTTCTGTGTTGCTTACTGCATCGGGATGCAAATCTATTTTATTAAATTCAGATATCACAAGATAAAGCAGGTCATTATCATTAAGTTTTGTAATCTGCTTATCAAAATCAAAATACTCTATGATTTCCCTAGCATTCTTAGAAAAACCATTAATATAATTCCTTAAATTATTTGAGATATTATCTGGCTCTGCTAATAACTTTTCAAAATCATATTTACTGGTATTATTAAATTCCTGATTTGAAATCCTATTTAAAACAGGGTCTACGTTTTGGAGCCCTGACTTCTTTAATGTTTCATACTTTTTAAGTACTTCCTCTTTAGTGGCTGCAAGAACACAGTCAAACCTTCTAAGTACAGCCATAGGTAAGACAACATCCCCGTATTGTTCTTTTTTATAAGGACCTCTTAAAAGTTCTGCTATACTCCATATAAAGTTAATTTTATCTTGAAAATTAATCAAATTTATCACTCCTATGTATTTTTCAATTCGGGCTTATCAAATTAGGTATTAGTATCTCATACCAAATTATATCATCTATACTTTAATATTCTATATCTTTTTAGGTTTTCCTTTGCATATTACATCTTATATAAAGTGCAATACTGTATATAAAGAAACATACCAAAGGCATGTAATAATTAGTCCTTTATTATGCAATAATAGGATTTTTCAAAGACAATGCCATATAAAATAGTTCATCTAAATACAGCATCAATTTTAATGAATTTATTTCAGTGTCATAGTTAACAGCCTGTCCATGAAATATTTTGTGCCTGCTAAAATCATGTACCCCATCTGGTTTTTCGGGATTAAATCTGACATAGAATGAATCCATACAATTAAAAGCATAACTAACAATAAATCCATCTAGTTCCTTTGCTTTCTCTTTAAAATTGTCATACAAGATACCAAATTTAAATGCCGTTACATCATAATTTCCCCTCATAAAGTCCCGAATGATGCCTTCAATCATTAGCGCCCATACTGGAACTGATAGGGAATACATTTCTAATTTATGAGCATAGAAAGCATCTTTAACCTTCTTTTCCCATTTATTAAAATACCCTAATTCATTCCATTCGTTTATTATCTCTTCAAGTTCTTTGTATTCACCAGATTTATAATAGTCAGATATTATTTTATCTACATCCTTCTGCTTTAGAGTTTCTTTATTTTTATAGATATAGTTTATTATTTCTATGGGAAGGGAACTAATAAACCACCATCCAAATTGGAGCATGGTTTTTGCCTTTTTATTTAAATTATCGCTAATATTTTTTCTTGCAAACAGAATTTGCTGTGTCTCCAATAAAAACGGTCTTATATTGCCAATGATATCCTGCTGCACATTTGCAAAATTAAATAACTTGTCATGATGTGTGAAGTTAAGTATTTTGTTTAATTCTGCTCCAAATACTTGCATATGGCTCTGAATGCCACTATTCATGACATTTCTAAGTGCTTCTTGACTTTCTAATGCCGTTTTAACATATTCCATGTTGATTGGCTGTAATATATCCCTTATTGCATTTATTTCAGAATAATAGTTTTTAATTGTTTCGTTAGCAACACTCGTTGCTGGTGCTAATATAGGCTGTATTTCTATTATCGATTTACTTATGTTCCTTTGTATTGGGTTAATAACTTCCATATATGTACCTATCATATTCCCCATCTTACTTGCAGTAGCCGCCAATTCCATCAACGCTGAATTGCCTATAATGTTTTGATATATTGCCATATCAACCAAAGGAGGTCTTACTGTTTCTGTTATTCTACTTAGTTTTGATACTAACTCTATGCCTGGCAGTAAGTTTTTATAGTAGTCAGCAAAATCTAATTTAGGCTTTAATTGCTCTGCTACTTTTTTCATATGTTCTCTATACTTTTCTGTTTCTTTTTTATGTATCAAATAGAATTTTTTGAAGAAGTCATCTGTTTCTTCAGATACCTCTTCGGCAAATCCTTTTAAATAGTCTGAACTATTTATTATTTCTTCTCCTACTTTTTGCAAGTCATTATCTGATAAACCCTCTATGTCGTCTAAATCAAGAATAAGGAAGTCATCTCCCTGGTAAATAACTTTTTTATTATTGTTGATTATTTTCAAAGCCATTGTGCAGAATGATTTTCTATAACTTTCTGTTTCTTCAAAGGCCTTTTCATAAGCGATTGCAGCATTCATGCTATAATAAACAGGTATTTTTAATTCTCTGCCCTTCCAATTTACAGGTACCAATTTTATCGCTCTTTTATGGGCTTCTATTATATCTTCTACATTTGTCATTTTCTTTATATCTCTAGATTCTTTTTTCACAGATATCACCCTTTGTCCAAATACTGTTAATTCCATTTTACGACATATCTTTATAATCCTCAACAGAATTACGGCATTTTATCGACCATTAATTTGTTATAATAAAAGCACATCTCTTAAGGAGTGTGCTTTTATTTGGACTACTTATCAATTATCAGCAATAAAGTCTATTGATTTTTATATTTTGAAATGATGGTTCAATCTCTTTAATTTCTTTAATATTATGATTATCCATTTTCAACTCAATATCGCCAGATGTATAGTAATAAATAGATTCTATACTGCGTGCTCTTTCTTTCATCAAGTCGGATAAATCTATATGAAATTTATGCTTACTATTATCATCTTTATTAATAACATAGTCGCCCAATTGTGTTCCTATTATCAGTCCTGGTTTAAATTTTACAGCCAAATAGAAAGATGTAGTAATATAATCTGATTTACCATCATTATCTTTTTCATTTCTATTTCTAATAATAAAATTATTAACCAAATCAATATCGCTATCACTGTCGTCAACAAAATTGAGTCTTCCACTATTCAATCTATAGAAGTATTCACTTTTAATTCCATCATAATCAACAACCTTGTTTGAGAGTACTTCGCCATAATATACTAAAAACTTACCCAGCACCTTTTCTGCACTGTTGCTGTTTAAATATTTTACAAAGCCACCTGCTAATCGGATATTAGCATAATTCTTAATAATATTATTTAAATATTCCCTATCATTTTCACCTGCATATTTTGCGATTTCCCTATATGGAGTAGACAAAGAATATGGTACATTCCCTAAATTTAGTAAATAGTTTCTAAAGTCATCATATATAGGCTTTACCGTAAATGTTGGATACCTTCCATTCTTTTTGAAACAATCATCTATTCTATTAGAATTGTATTCAAAATGTTTTTTAATAACCATAAAAGAAATACTAGATTTTGAAAAAATATTGTTCATAATACATCTCTCCTTTGTTTGAAGTTAATAATTTCCTTTGGTTTTTAACATTTTATCTATCAAGCGGATATAATCAAGTTTTCATTAGAGTTTTTTCGCTTTATTAAATATAAAATCCAAAATTTTCTTTAATAATATCTGGTCCATTTATTAGCCTCTCATAAGAGAAATGCTATGTAGCAATTATCTTATGAAAGTGCATTTATTACTTTTTAGTTTCTTTAACTTACAAGATGCTCATCTGTAAATTGGCTACTATTTTGCTCAAGCATTCTAAACCCTGTTGTAACCGAATTACTATTAAGAAAAACAACTTTTACGCATATGCTGCCACTGTGGGGTTCCGCCTATAATTATTTACTTTTCTCAACTTTATTGTATAATTTGTTATAGATGTTTTTATTAAGTACATATTTTGTTTGCAGAAGGTGCATTTTACCTAATGCTGCCTTCTGCTTTTCTTTTACTAGGGTCTTTTATTTTCTTTACTATATTTTAAATTAATTCATCTATACGCTTCATCAGTGTGTTTTTCCCTAGATAGTTTTCAATAAATATTACAGAAATCGGCTTATCTTCTTCATCATTTATTAAGTTCTTAATTGATGCATCATATCCTTGCTTTCTATACTCCTGAATTTCTGCTTCGATTGCATCAATGTTTGGTATGTTAATTGCTCCTGTATTAAGGACCTTATACTCAAACCATTCTCTCGGAATAATTTCAAAACCTGGCAGTTCCCTCTGAGCCCTTTCGTATATATATAAAATATCTGCTTGACTTGTTGTATTTGAAAGGTTCTTTAAACTATTGCTTCCATATTCTTTTGTCCAAATTATCATTTCTTTGTTCCATTCAAACTTCTTCAAACAATAGTCTTGCAATATATTTCCTTCGTCTTGCTTTAGTCTTGTTTGTCTATTTCTTTCCCATGATAATAATTCTTCAAATGTCATGGGTTTACTAAAGAACTTAATGACTAGATTCCCTGTACAGCACCTACATTCTTCATCATAATCGTAGTATTCTGTTGGTATGCCGGTAACTTCGAATTCACCCATTGAATTCATAAATTCTTTAATGCAGTAAAACCCTATATTATAGCAGTCTTTATCGTATTTACATTCTTCCAAATATGCAATTTCATCATTGCCTGCTACAACTTGAATACTTTGGAGCATGCCTTTGCTAACAACACTATACAGTTCCACCTCTCTGCCATCTTCAGATAGAAGATAATTGACTTTGATTAGTCTTTTACTTGTTCTATTCTTAACCGCCTTTTTATTTTCAGCACTAATTACCATTTCTAATTGTCTCATGGTTCATCTCTCCTTTTATTTTTAATATTGAATTCATATTTCCTTTTTTTATTATGCTGGAAGTGCTCCACTAGTGGAGCACCCAGTCATTCCTCACAAAATGTTTTCTAATCCACTTTTACATTAAATTTATTATGCTTCTTCTAATTTATCTGCAAAATACTTCTCAATTGCTTCATGGCAATCATTTTTTTCAAGCCATTCATATGCTTCCTCTGGTTCTAAAGGAATAATACCTTCGGTCCCCCATCCACATCCATAACCTGACTCTCCATACTTTGATAAGGCACCACCTGAATAACATAGGAACATACTACCTTTTTTGGTTATATATAATTCTTCATGCAAATAATTAAAGTCATCATTGCCAAGACCATTCCAGTATTTGCCCAATAATTCCGCCGTTTCTGTATTATAAACTTTACGATTGATTATTTTTTTCATATTTCATTTCTCCCTTGCTTTTTGATATAATACTTATTAATAAATTTATTTTTATAAATTTCCACTGTAAAAGGGGCATTCGGCAAAATGCCTCT
The sequence above is drawn from the Proteiniborus ethanoligenes genome and encodes:
- a CDS encoding type I restriction endonuclease subunit R → MAKTPVELTEKGFEEYVEEHLLKSGYVKGNPNDYNKEFALDTKILFDFLEDTQPKKMERLKEIYKDQYQFKVLSRLNRELNNRGMIDVLRHGIKDYGVYLDLAYFKPASKLNEKTVKLYEKNCISVTRQVRYSTKNENSIDMLICINGLPVVVLELKNPFTGQTYEDAIIQFKKDRSPNELLFQFKKRAIVFFAVDTGEVYMATRLSGDKTFFLPFNKGCDGGKGNPDNPDGLKTAYLWEEILQKDSLMDILKKFVFIEIGEKKDIDGNIVTSETIIFPRYHQLDAVRKMEADAKEKGVGINYLVQHSAGSGKTYSISWLAHRLANLHDDEDNPVFDSVIVITDRRVLDRQLQDSIYQLEHKHGVVEKIDKDSNQLADAIKGGTRIIISTLQKFPFIIEKVGELENHNYAVIIDEAHSSSAGENMASLREVLSVSSLEEAAKLDEDLEGKEYDPDEEILKVIKKRGKQPNISFFAFTATPKAKTLEMFGTIGEDGLPHPFHLYSMRQAIEEGFILDVLQNYVTYETYFKLAKKIEDDPAFDKAKATKALTRYVSLHPHNIAQKTEIMVEHFKNVTRNKIGGRAKAMVVTSSRLHAVRYKHAFDEYIKKKGYRDMKTLVAFSGTVKDDEVDYTESGMNKFKESELPDRFATDEYQVLLVAEKYQTGFDQPLLHTMYVDKKLSGVKAVQTLSRLNRTCGGKEDTFILDFVNKAEDIQEAFKPYYQATIVEEVTEPNLLYDIETMLNPSGVYLKEELDRFIHIYFKPKDKKTSKDRVILNHLIDIAVERFKKLDEQHKEDFSSQATKFIRLYSFILQITPFEDVELHKLYVYLTYLLKKLPKEKGSTIHLADEIALEYYAAKKTFEGSISLTSDDENVPVTPVKFAGTGVKEEQEDYLSSIIQRLNNRFGTDFTKADQLSVEQIKEDFAADEDLVQKAKTNTIDDFRFAFEKVFINKVIDRMDQNQSFFTRVLDDEQFKNALMEYMLVETYEKLNSRA
- a CDS encoding DUF262 domain-containing protein — encoded protein: MNKITAHAGNIRNLLNNKYTVQYYQREYNWETKQIEELIEDLTNEFNEFYKDGDRQMDVRNYGDYFLGPIILTNDNAIIDGQQRLSSLTLLLIYLNNLQKQQNSSPKVNIDNLIYSEMYGQKTFCINVPEREGCLASLFETGDYDTTNEQSESVLNLYNRYKDIERIFPDELKESPLPVFIEWLIDNVSLVQIRTDSEQDAHKVFVTMNDRGLRLTPTEMLKGYLLSEMDDNTIRNKANDLWKNKVIQLKEIEKDGDADFIKNWLRAQYAETIREGKKEAENKDFDIIGTTFHKWVRENKSIVGLNSSADFENFVLKNFNMYADIYVRLKEYSRKFHKDYEHVFYNADRGFTLQYQIILSAIKSDDTQDVINKKIKMVSCFIDQFISIRIFNFKTVDYSSIKYTVFNITKMIRNKDIQELVALLKDYISDMGYTLDGIDGLYLNQFTRRYMLHILSRMTYYLEEQSGINSNFADYVNREQKNPYDIEHIWADDYTQGNHQVDFSTEEEFKDFRNRFGGLLILPKDKNRSLQDMEYSKKVIKYDSENLLARTLNQNCYQNNPLFLRFMNNTQLPFKPYVLFNKVEFIERQSLYKEICKKIWDVNKIDVLANS
- a CDS encoding restriction endonuclease subunit S → MSKYRRYERYKDSGVEWIGEIPEEWNLSKIKYEALINKNVLSEKTESDYEINYVDIGSVNSTGEITDLQNYQFENAPSRARRAVSIGDTIVSTVRTYLNAIAFIEEVNSNLICSTGFAVLTPGKRLHRKYLFYLMRSDRFVNEIVKRSTGVSYPAVNASDVGNLECLLPDMQSQVTIVDFLDQKTTEIDDLIAEKEKLIELLQEKRQAIISEAVTKGLNPNVRMKDSGVDWIGDIPEHWDIRRIKYLSNIRNVKASDGDNDKTYVGLESIESKTGKLLTNNNDEQQAVGETANIFRKGDVLFGKLRPYLAKCIVADFNGRCTSELLVLRTASNMLPEYLYLFMLSPIFIDVVNSSTYGAKMPRASWDFIGNLKVPLPNIKEQEEIVEYLIKLTNNMDDLISDISTQIQKLKEYRQSLISEAVTGKVDVRELENVSEVIYE
- a CDS encoding class I SAM-dependent DNA methyltransferase, whose amino-acid sequence is MINLINFQDKINFIWSIAELLRGPYKKEQYGDVVLPMAVLRRFDCVLAATKEEVLKKYETLKKSGLQNVDPVLNRISNQEFNNTSKYDFEKLLAEPDNISNNLRNYINGFSKNAREIIEYFDFDKQITKLNDNDLLYLVISEFNKIDLHPDAVSNTEMGYIFEELIRRFSEHGEAGDHYTPREVIRLMVNILLNEDNEELTQPGLVTTVYDCCAGTGGMLSVTEQHLKELNPGIQVELFGQEINPQSFSICKSDMLIKGQNADNIILGDSFTEDGHRGTTFRYMLTNPPFGVEWKKAEKFIREEYEKDGFDGRFGAGLPRISDGSLLFLQHLISKMRQDEKGSRIAIIFNGSPLFTGDAGSGESEIRRWIIENDMLEGIIALPDQLFYNTGISTYIWIVTNRKNNDLMKGPVRTGKIQLVNAVDFYQKMRKSLGNKRNEINEEQIKEITRIYGDFKENEYCKIFDNEDFGYQKIVVERPLRLNFQVTEERINNLYNETAFKKLAESRKKGQAGLQEIEEGKKTQRQIIDTLQTMDANVLYKNRDTFTKVLKKTFKVADINLNSPLLKAILSALSEKDETADICVDNKGNPEPDSDLRDTENVPLKEDIHEYFEREVKPHVPDAWIDESKTKVGYEIPFTRHFYKYEPLRPSEEIAKEIKELEESIQTRLKKVMGE